The nucleotide window agaattaaatacgaagtaaagaaaatgattgtaaaaatttaagtaattataaaaataatatggaataataaaacctaatattaatgaataataatccaatttgataaaaaaaataatcctaatataaaacatagtgatgaataataatccaatttgataataatccaatttaataataatccaatttaatgaataatccaatttcataataatccaatttaatgaataataatccaatttgataataaaaaaacctaatattaatgaataataatccaatttgataataaaatctaatattaataaaataataaataacattaaacatattaaaattatcctagggaataattgtacaacattacttaattacttaaaaaaactaacatgtaattgttaacattacttaattacttacaaaaattaacatgcaagtattaattacttaaaaaaattaacatacgagtccacacaaatttttttgttgttgtataaattacaataatataaatataagtttgtaaacttaccttaaatatggaaccctttgtgttcaagctctggaatggctttgaaaggggtaagggaagaagaagaaacgaaaatgctctgaatgactctgatactccacctctgagaatgtgaaagaatatcacagacagtggcacacggttttgaatgtgaaagaatatcacagactcacagtggcacacggtttcattatgaaagcattattatttttgtccatggtctgaaattgtAAAAAGCGATTGTAAAAGTTGTCAGGTTAGTCAGATGacccaaccacacacacacacacacacacacagacacgtcaccacacacgcacacaagtTGTGTGacacaacacacgcacacagacACTCACACGCacacagtctctctctctcgatccttctctcttctctgagCTTCTTCTCCTCATCCTCCAttatcccacacacacacacagatctcccacacacacgcacagagacccaaGGTCTCTCGATCCTTATCCCACATCGCCTTCTGCTCCTCCCTCATCGGCGccgtctctctcctttctctctgcaccgagggtcggagacccacatacacacacgcacaccattGCACCTGCTTCAGGAAGacacccatcatcatcagcaacctcgtctttctccctctccttctcgtctctgcaactcTGCAAACGCAGGAACTCCAGcgagtttcttgaatttctccggttaggtaagcttcgggTTTGCCTCTTTCTGTTCTAGATTGAagcttatatgtgaaatttaagttcaaaatcgtgtttttgcaaggtttttgggacgaaatcggctcgggaataggcacacccatctccggcgaggccgtgggtgtcgacgaactttccgaacacctGCGACCTTTTCATGGCAAATGGAATTTATAAAAACGTTcatctcgtcttctatttcattttgatacctagatcggagtctagggtgcTTTTTTACAATCGGCCGGAGCTatagaagctccggcgttcttctccgacaAGACACAGTTCCAAAATATCGCAATAGTTTCggaaatatcacgatattatcgatattatcgataatatcgtgatattttgacgaaaacccgttggatacctattaaaatatcggtaccGTGAAAAACCGAttatatcggcgatatatcgtcGATATTATCCGCATTTGAGACATTGGTTCTTACACACTTTTTCTTATTCTAGCCTTCGCATTGCAGAAAtctaaagagaaaaaaaaaaaaagtatgtgaAAATCATTTCCCAATGTATAGATAGTTAATTGCCTTCAGTTGACAAAAGCACAATGCTTCCTTATTTCACCGTTGTTGCCTGTGAGGACTCCAATATTACCCATATTCACCATTGAGACACCAAAATCGTTTAGAAAGGTGGATCCATGAGTGGTGGGCTTGCTTTGTCACATAGGCTTTTGTCTCATTGTTATCAAGAAGAGCCGAGTCAGACTGGAATAGTCCTCTTCTTTTAGCGACAAGATTGTAGAAATCTTCATCAAAGGTTTAAAGCTTCCAGGATCCATCTCAACGAGGCTAGTTGTGTCCCCTGGCTTGCATTTTGTCTTCAGCTGAGCTATGTAATTTTTGTCCAATTTTGGGTTTGTATCACCATTTCCGGTGAAATTATACAAGCGATTCATGAAGGACAGGCAGCGAGATATGCCGATTGTGTGTCCTCctaagaacaatgaagaaaagAGAGATCAGATCATGTTGATTAGGGTTTCATGAAGcaaaaacaaatagagaaataaaatttgcatgcatgttaaCGTAATAATATTCACCTGACAGAACCGCTAGGTCTTTAGCACTTAAACCCTTGGCAGCAAATGCTGCTTTGAGTTGAGTTATGTCAGCAAAAGGAGAAGGTAAGCCCCTGTTGGCCTCTGAGGCTAATGGCACTCTTCCATCTCTTCGTCCAGTCGGAACCTCCCAAAATGAGCGACGAACCTGGAAAAAATATATTCATTCATTTTGTCAGATATATGAAATTgacgtttgttttttttatacaaacgatAGTGAGGGATGGGGAATCGAAGATCTCGGGTGCAGGAAAATATCCCTAACCAGTTGAACTACAATCCCCTTACACACGATAtcccttttttaatttaaagaaACATCCATTCTTAATCtaataatatatttaataaatattgaTTTATGTGGAATGAGTTTAATTTGTACCATTCttattaactacattgtaaagatgaagaaatggtacagtggaagaggaagatgatagagagaaaaccagaaagattgtattgattaaatggagaaaatgtatacaaaagaacttaaagaaatgatagctatacaatcccttatatagccatataacctaattacaataatacccttctAACTATACTAACCAATCTTATCCTTATGACAACCTACCAACACATTTCAACTAACTATATTCTTCATTACTAAGTAACCATGTCATCACTAATGACTATGGTTAatactcccccctcaaactgaaCTTGGTGTAGCCAAGTGAAGGTTGAACGATCTAGAACGCTGAAACTGATCTGGAACTGCAAGACCAAGATGTATGCAGGGGCTGTTGTCGTTCATCAATTCTGCCATGTTGGCTATTTCTCATTTATTGGTGGTGGTTCTGTGATGGCACAGGATGTTCCAAAATACATGATGGTGGCAGGAGAAAGAGCTGTGCTTCGTGGTCTTGGTCTGAACATACCCAACAAATGTTCGACAGTGAACTGAGAAGCCATAGTTGACATTGCCAAGAAACGAAAtctaccaaggagaatgacactcccaAGAAACTAAACTACCacggagaatgacactccaagaaactaaatctaccaaggagaatgacactccaagaaaccaaatcagccaaggagaatgacactccaaagcACAACACAAATCTCACACTTCTACTAAAAATACCAAATAAGGAGACTGACACTCCATGAACACAAATCATACTGCAACTTAGGAGACTGACACTCCATGAACACAAATCATACTGCAACTGAGGAGAATGAAACTCCAAATCATATTGCAACTTAGGAGAATGAAACTCCAAGATTCatagaaagaatgacactttcttCTTTAAATTGACAAGAAAACTAATACTTGCAGAGATCAACACATCAAGACCACAGCTTCACTTCAATTAAACCTCGAAAGTACATCAAATACCACAGCTTCAACAAACACCCAATGTCTTCACCAGATCAACAGAATCGTAGAAACTCCCACACATTGTTGATGCAGAAAGAATAACACTGTCTTGAAAGATTGACATTTTCTTGACTACAAAACTTCGTATTTCTACACATCAACATATCCAATACAATATATGCAGATGAACACAAACACCCAAATCAACATATGCATCCCAGATCAATCAGAAATATCCCACTTCAACAACTTGAGAATTTAGCAACCCAGAAATCAAAAATTGACTATAATCTTCGAATTAAAGGAATAACAACACCTGAAACAATCACGAAGACACTGAGCAACCCAGAAGAATCCAACACTCTGATTTCGGACACATCCAACAGCAATTCACGAAGACTGCCACTCCATCGTTCCAACTTCGCACCTCTGCGACAACCCTCGGAGGCGATAACAGCGGAAGAATCAGGATCGGACAACACCAGAAGAAAGGAATCACGCAATAAAGAAATCGAGGCGGTGACGCAACGCGTTTTGGTGACAAGGTACGAACTGTAAGACGGATTAATCAAATCAAGACTCTTCTACTGTGCTGAGATCCAAAGGGTGCTCTGTCATGGCGTCGTTTCTTGAACTGCAATTTCATGGTTCTTTCTTCAAGTTCTAGACGATACTAACTGTGTTTGCTCTGTTTGACCAAGTTCTGATGAACCGGGTATGCAGCCTTCATAGTAACTTTTGAACTGGGAATTTCGTCAAACACCTGGAGTGCATAAGTGACATATATTTCATTGGTGGTGGTCTGCAAACACCCAAAAGCCTAAAAGATTGAACTTGGAATTCCTGCGAGTCAGCAACAACTTCACAAAAAAATCAACCCATAAATCCGAGTCGTTCGAGGGAGGATCTGAGAACCCAATCGAATGACATCGCAGGAGCAGGGAGCGATGGACACTGCCAGGCTCGACGACATAATCAGGCGGCTCACGGAGGTCCGATTGGCCAAGCCGGGGAAATCTTTCTTCAGCAGCCCAATTTGTCCAAGCTCGAAGCCCCAATCAAAATTTGCGGTGAAACCCAGATGAAAAATTGAGGTTCTTGATTCCTGTTCTCCATGGAAATGCTTGGATCTTTTCACAACAGATTCAAGAAAACCCAGAAGAAAAGGACCATCGAGCAGCCAGAGAAggtaataaagaaaaaaaaaatccagagaccaaacaaaaaaataagaacTATGAATACGCGGAAATGAAAGAAAGCAACGAAGAAAGATAGAAGAGAAATCAACCACCAAGATCCATGGCATGAGCcttggtggctctgataccatattaccTACATTGTAAAGATGAAGAAATGGTACAGTGGAAGAGGAAGATGATAGAGAGAAAACCagaaagattgtattgattaaatggagaaaatgtatacaaaagaacttaaagaaatgatagctatacaatcccttatatagccatataacctaattacaataatacccttctAACTATACTAACCAATCTTATCCTCATGACAACCTACCAACACATTTCAACTAACTATATTCTTCATTACTAAGTAACCATGTCATCACTAATGACTATGGTTAATAATTCTAACTGCATCACGAGCTACCAAGGCCAAGATATCAGCACAAGAAACAACACCAGGACACTTCTCTTCTACTGCAGATTTTACTGCATCTATGACATGGAACCCTCTTAAGCTCTGGTTGGGGATTGTTTCTTTCTCAGCATGACTGTTTGATGTGGAATTCAATAGCACAGAACCATCACATccctgaaaataaaaatttaagggAATTAGTTACTTTGCAAAATTCGGTAACTAGCAATTGTTAtgccaacaaaaaaataattcaagggACAGTTTTCAACAGAAATTGTTATGTCATTAGCAGGACTTAATGGATTACTTAGGAGACAAGTAACACAACCAAATGACATATCACTTACCCTAACAAAACAATCATGAAAATGCATCCTTAGAATAGGAGCAGCAAAAGTTGGTGGTCTATATATGTATTGATGAGTAGTCCCTGCCACAATAGCTTCTAAATCGGGGCATGTTTTTTAGTAGAACCCGACTTTCAATTTCTGCGCATTGCTTGAGTCTAAGGCCAACAAGGCAATTAGAACTTGAAGAAGCAAGATTGAGATGAGCTTTGGAAAAGCCATTGTCTTTAGAGATGGATTGAATTGAAACCAGACATGTCTGGTTTTGTAGTTAATGTTTAGGCCTTTGAACTTGCCATCGTAAAGTTATTTTATGAACGTTATATTATCTAAAACGTTAATTAAGGCCTTCAAGGCTTGACCAAACAATCGAGTTGACAACgtcttcataaaaaaaaaaaagaactgagCAATTTTTTGCCCTTTTCTGGAATTGTGCAGTGAGTTGGCCATTTTGCCCTTTCTTCTTTCTGGTGCCCTTCTTCTTTCTGGTGCCGCGTTCTTCATCATTTGCGGTTCTTTGCTTTTCAAAACCCACGCacattttttaatcatttttcccttagaacaattatttttttaattttttgcgcCACAAACCATGTGGCTGGATTTAACTCTTGACAACTTTAATCATTTGTTTTGTCCTGCAGCCTAtttgtttatcattttttttgtccaaACACCAATCTGTCTCCAACAGAGTTCATGAGaaaaacaattatatatataataaacaaAACAGTTTTTCTCATGAACTCTTTCATAGAGGCAGATTGGTGTCCTTCCcatttcattctattttgtgCGATTAtgattaagccacgttaatattttatattaattttttataaagataataagataaaaaataataaaaatataaaatgttgacgtaacttaaccgtgatctcacaaataaaaaagaatgaaaatgacACTtaaacaggagggcagacaatttgCCCCCTTTTAAACCCATGTATATCTGTTGggtagacaatttttttttattttttaaatgtgaTTAAAACCGGGTCACATGATTTATGGcataacaaacaataaaaatttataCCCGGCCACGTGTCAGTCATCGCCACAAGGTAGAATCTCTACTTTTGTTCTTCTATCTTccgttttcttttcaatttttctttgcttCTCCCGCTCTTGCCAGTCCTTTTCTTTCGTTTATGAATCGTTGCTGCTTTTCTTTTTAACCCGCCATTGTTTCTCTGTGTGTTGCCGTCCACTGCCGGAGCGTCAAAGCTCGGCCTTTCGAGCTTCAATCCGCCTTGCCGAACGCCTCCTCTCGGCGCTTCCACCTAAACCGCTCTGGTACTCCTACCCTCCCAGAAACTTGAGGTacgaaaatttcaattttttttttgtgtttttgatttattttcagTGTTAATTTctcattaaattattatttttgataaACCCATTTAGAATCTGATCCGGGTTTGCCTGGATTCCAGAGTAATAACCTTGAAACTTAAAGGtataaaaattttcaattttttatttatatttattttcagcGTTACTCTGGAGGGTGATAAAAATTTCTTGGGAAAGGTCACAGTGTTCAGATTTTGCAGGTGGGATATTAAGGTGAGGGGAAAATGGGAAAGAGAGCATGGAAGACAAATTTAGGATTACAGATAGGAAAATTAATCAAAAGATTATGACAGAGATTTTTCCGGTTGTTTGAATGTGATATAaatcgtttgttttgtttttgacttCTTAGGTTATCTGTGGTTATCTTATATAGATACCTACCAATAGGTGTAATGGATTGTAATATGTAAATGTGTTGGTCATTCTATTCAGGGGTAATTTTATTAATAGATTAATTGATTGTTTAAATTGGAGATGAAGGTGTATTTCCTTTTGGGTTATCGTGTGGTTTtcgtttgttttattttgttggttGTTGAGTTTACCATTGTAATCTCGCCTTGacgtttttatataaatacttaaaaacacatgTAATGGACTGAATTAGGTGAATGAATCTGTGATGGTAATCATTCGAAAGTAATTTTACAGTTTAGGGTTTAGCATTGATACAGATCTACTTAGCAATGAATGTAATAAATTGGATTAGGTCAATGTATCGGTCATGCTAAGCGTTGAGAGGTAATTTTATTAATAGATCAATATGTTGTTTTAATTCGAGATGAAAGTGTATTTCCTTTTGGGTCATCGTGTGGCTTTcgtttgtttaattttgttggTTGTTTTCTTAGCTGTTGTAACCTCAGGTTAAAATGTTTACACAGATAGTTAATGATGGACTTAGTGAAttggattatatgtgtttgaatgaTAATTGATCCTTACAGTTAATTTTATAACCTTTTATACTCAATGTAACAAATCAATGTATTTTGACAGATAAATAAGTGAAATCCTCTTATATCTAACCGAGCTTAAACAAAAAAAGTCATATGATTGGAAGGTTATCATAtgtgtatttatttgtttgaatATGTTCTTTTATCTGTTTTTTAGAAATTGTTTATAAGCagtaaattattttcattgatAAAGACagttcatttttcttttggatTTCATGATATTTTTATCAATTGAGTATTGCAATTTTTCCAGCTTTTTCATTCGGTGTATTATTCATTTGTTCAGGATTTGTAACTTTCTATTTGAATTTAGTGTAAAGAATGGAAGCATTTTTATGAAATTTCGCTTCACTTTTGGTAGATTAAATGGATCCTACAGAAGTAACCCCTATTGTCCAATTGCGTCCATATACAAAAGCGGACAAAATAGGGGTCCGTGTGTGCAGAATATGGAAGTCAAGTGTTCCCGGCACTGTTAAAAAATATGTCAACCTGCATTGTATCTTGGTTGATGAGATGGTGAGTGGTTGTactgttatttttttattccatattataatgatataatttttttttatcatttattactttatttttgtttaaattgtttaattttttgtgtttttttatacttttttttaaacaacGATCCAATGTTTTTTAAACATTGTTTGGAATGATTTAAGTTTTTCCAGTGAGTATGTTTGTGGGTACAATTAAatctagggaactttaacgaaaagttcccggtactgttcactttaacgaaaagctcccggtattgttcactttaacgaaaaaccacatttttacactaaaaagtcaatcctggtactattcactttaccctttattttgtccttatcattaaaactcaaagttttcaagccattttcattagttttcctttaaatctatctatatcaaaatataatatttcgtgtgatttgtttgtttattgtctttttaactcttttttttttcttatttcctttttggtttttttctctctttaatCAACTACAAAGAACCATGCAGTTGAAGCCTTTACAAAAGATATTGATTACGAAGTTATAGCTTCAAAAATTGAGGCCGGTAGTagttatgaaattatgaatttcAGAACAATTAAAATCAGGGGCCAAGACAAGGTTGTTGCACATGAAACTCAGATCATGCTCACTGCCACAACACTTTTTAAAAAACTGTCTAACGTCTTTCTACCGATATCTCGACATAACTTCTTTCTCCAAGATTATAATTCTCTGTATCCCCGTTTGAACAAGGTTGATATTCTCACAGGTAATGTTACAGTATCAATATTTATACCTATATATTTATCTGTgcatttagggtgcgtttggtacgtgggacaggacgggacgaggcgttccgtcccgtgTTTGgtacgccaaaaatgggtggaacgcgCTGTTCCACGAGAAAAaaattgggtgtttttgcgtcccaccttCCCCCCTTGGAACGGGTTGTTCCACGTATGTGGAACACAAAAATTCCATTGTCtaccctccctctctcctgtagcctcctcctccaccacaaacccaacaacccaaATGCTTCATTACCCAGCAACCCAGATGAATTCGAGCTCGATTTCGGGCTTTCCGGGCTGAGTcggctctctcttcctcttctcttctatttctttcgtcggctctctctctcttacggAACACAGCTGAAAACCTGAAAGCCTGAAAGCAGCAGCTCCACGTCCACCTTCCAATGGCATTTGTCAACCCCTGTTGCTCCTCAATGGCTCTTTCCCCTTCTCCGTAAGCccccaccccctctctctctctctgggttTAAAATTTGTGTTATCCTTTTGTTGATTTGAATAATCACAGTAATCTGAAATGTTAATCCTGAAATTGTGAGAGATAAATCGAGGTTTTTCATGTTTTGGAATTGAGGCATTGTGTGTGTAATATGTGTTTAATGTTAAATCTTCAAATGGAGGAGGTAAATTGATATTACGCTAAACCAGGTAGTGGATGGAAATTGAGAATCCACACTCGCCTCCCTTAGCCTTTTCATATCGTTGGTTTTAAATTGGGGAAAAATAGTTTGATTTACTGGAATTAAAGAGAAGGATAATGAAATGAAGAGAAAGTATGGGTTTGATTTATTGGGTTTGATTTTTACTGGGAGATCTGAGCATgcgggagagaaagagagagtcaaatggaagaagagaaagcagagaaacgggagagagagagagggtaagTTAGTCATTTAATCCAGTTTCGTTCTGTTCCATCTTGCCAGTACCAAACATGACATGAATCTttgttccgttccgtcccgtcccgtcccgtcccgtctccGTACCAAATGTTACCTTATACATCAATTGAAAAtacttgtaattttttttcttttctatttgtttTCTAAAAGAAATTTTTGCTAACTCTCTATCTTCGCATTTTAAACTGTAAGATGTCATTGAGCATCTAACTACGATACAACACTTGGAACAAAAACAGATTAATCAAAGAAAAGTACAAAAGTGTGATGTGCGCATTGAAAATATCAGGTTGTCATTCCGGTCTCATCACACCAATTCTACATAATTCAACTAATTGTTTTGTACggcttacaaaaaaaaatgcaacGTTTGTATTTTATTTGCTTTATATGCAGGAAAGAAGAGTTATCTATCACATTGAgggcagaggttgcagaaagtttttcttctttatcacTTCAAGCTTTGTCTTTACCCATTGTCATTGTGTTTACAAGTCTAAAAGTCAAACTTTAGCTACGTAAGTAATAAACTTTAAACCCTTTTAAATATCTTTGTTACAATGCGTATATAGTTTTTAAACAGACCTTATCCAACTAATGATACTTACTCATCTGTTATATTTACTTATAcctattttataaatttttattatttttgccatttCACAAAGAACATTGTGTTGAACATGTCTACTCGCTTTTTTTCATTGATCTAGATATACCAGAACTTAATTCATACAGAtcagtgttgttgatgcacaaaattagagggatcttggaacaacgtaaatccgaccgtgaatcagcaagaaagtaaataacacaggatgtatcgtgattcaccccaatgtttgggttacgtccacactgatattgtatttctctgaaaaatgtgtatggattacaagggtgaAGGGGAGTCCcccaaagaaagagagagtttgaaagGGCTCTCTGTTTATGAGCATGAGAGCTTGAGAGAGatgaggtttgtgagggtgagagggcatgaggtttgtgagggtgaggaggcatttttatagaataagggctcttcctctttttacatat belongs to Malus sylvestris chromosome 17, drMalSylv7.2, whole genome shotgun sequence and includes:
- the LOC126611741 gene encoding uncharacterized protein LOC126611741 — translated: MDPTEVTPIVQLRPYTKADKIGVRVCRIWKSSVPGTVKKYVNLHCILVDEMNHAVEAFTKDIDYEVIASKIEAGSSYEIMNFRTIKIRGQDKVVAHETQIMLTATTLFKKLSNVFLPISRHNFFLQDYNSLYPRLNKVDILTDIPELNSYRSVFSNSKNLVKILPPSSSQLNEAKVLRTTRRVTIDELAFLDPDLHKDDTFLCKASVKRFDTRYNWWYSACPNCVKQMQKDSNTLDFLFFVTECN